A single window of Alphaproteobacteria bacterium DNA harbors:
- a CDS encoding cupin domain-containing protein, which produces MKLKLYRANDRATKVAPASNFTGTVLQDEVLVGQAPSRMRATNVTFTPGARTAWHQHPVGQTLLAVSGVGRVQVEGEPVQELRPGDTAVIPPNTRHWHGAAPDRLFTHLAMSETGEDGAGTAWFEQVSDGDYGKTPD; this is translated from the coding sequence ATGAAACTGAAGCTCTATCGCGCCAACGACCGCGCGACCAAGGTGGCCCCGGCCAGCAATTTCACCGGCACGGTGCTGCAGGACGAGGTGCTGGTGGGCCAGGCGCCCTCGCGCATGCGCGCCACCAATGTGACCTTCACCCCCGGCGCGCGCACCGCCTGGCACCAGCACCCGGTCGGGCAGACCCTGCTCGCCGTCTCCGGCGTTGGGCGGGTGCAGGTGGAGGGCGAGCCGGTGCAGGAATTGCGTCCCGGCGACACCGCCGTCATCCCGCCGAACACGCGGCACTGGCACGGCGCCGCCCCCGACCGGCTGTTCACCCACCTCGCCATGTCCGAGACCGGCGAGGACGGCGCCGGCACGGCCTGGTTCGAGCAGGTCAGCGACGGCGACTACGGCAAGACGCCCGACTGA